The genomic window CTAATGTAGGCTTAATTACCGCCATATCGGGGACCACATTCAGCATAGCTGCAGCAGCTTTTCAAGCATATTCTGTTAAAGGGAAAAATTGGGATAAAAAAGAGATAAATGACGCCATCTTTGATGCGTTAGTTGGTATTGCAATATTAGTCACAATAAGTGTTGTAATAATGGTTACTTCAGGTACGGTTTTGTTTCCCAGGGGTATAAAAGTTAAGAGCGCGATGGATATGGCGGTACAGCTTCAGCCTCTTCTGGGGGCCAGTGCAAAATGGCTTTTCATTCTTGGTCTATGGGCTGCATCTTTCTCATCATTCATAGGTAATGCCATGGTTGGTGGGACATTGCTGGCAGATGGTCTTGGGATTGGAGATTCCATGAATAGTAAATGGGCAAAAATAATGGCATCAGTTATTATGGTATTGGGAACATTATTTGCATCCCTTTTAAAAGCTAATCCTGTTCAAATGCTGGTAATGGCTCAAGCCGTGACCATATTTGGTGCCCCATTGATGACAATAGTAATGGTGCTTTTAGCCAATGACGAAAAAATAGTAGGGAAATATAAAAATAATTGGTTGACGAATACTATTTCTATTGCAACGATTTGCTGGGTTATATTTCTATCCATCCGGCAGCTTATTTTACTTATAGGTTGATTCGAATATAATTTTATTATAATGGTCCGGAGGCTTTTACCTTCGGATCATTTTTGTTAAAATTAAGATGGCAATTATCTAATGGTTTTTAAGCGTTGATGGGGGAGGGCAAAGATGTTTAAAGTAGGGATAATCGGTCCCGAGGACTTGGTGGAACAAAGTTTTGTCATCGCACAGCAATATAAAGGCGTTGAACCGATAAAACTGTTTTATAAAGATGAAGAACAAACCATGGAATTGATAAAAAACAATAATTCTTTGGTGGATGGATTTCTTTTTACCGGATTTCTTCCATATTATGAGACCCAAAA from Biomaibacter acetigenes includes these protein-coding regions:
- a CDS encoding NRAMP family divalent metal transporter produces the protein MKQIDVKTGNKNIFLRLLAALGPGIVTAAIVFGPGSATTATQAGATLEYSILWVYVAAFIMMATFTRTGALIGVLGEKSLLTLVKERYGSILSILMGLAGFLICAGFQTGNNIGVGLSMSALFGGGISVWAIVFTVVALYFLWSSDNVYKILEKIMMLLVLIMIITFFANLFMIHPNVGRVLSGVLPKGIPNVGLITAISGTTFSIAAAAFQAYSVKGKNWDKKEINDAIFDALVGIAILVTISVVIMVTSGTVLFPRGIKVKSAMDMAVQLQPLLGASAKWLFILGLWAASFSSFIGNAMVGGTLLADGLGIGDSMNSKWAKIMASVIMVLGTLFASLLKANPVQMLVMAQAVTIFGAPLMTIVMVLLANDEKIVGKYKNNWLTNTISIATICWVIFLSIRQLILLIG